A single window of Channa argus isolate prfri chromosome 12, Channa argus male v1.0, whole genome shotgun sequence DNA harbors:
- the LOC137137926 gene encoding myelin-oligodendrocyte glycoprotein-like — protein MNLIQLKTVQSGEDVLLLCQDHRGADIVLVKWIRPDLETELYVFFFRTHRAYKNYQHPSFHGRVTLRDPQSKDGDASLILKNITINDTGTYDCYVGLKGNSPQLINSFHLKVKDSDQQQITVKTGDDVTLQCLDHRGGDIEKLEWMKQDLKKNISIYKHEKMHKDEKQNPSFNNRVELRDPQMKDGDVSVILRNININDTGTYECYVRNSNTQPQPQLISNITMTVIDSGGDGGDKDRHVGLIVGLSVMCVLLLVVGVSFMIYRICKKHKMRKRRPPIHEAADRDLHVLNPEP, from the exons ATGAATTTAATTCaat TGAAAACAGTCCAATCTGGAGAAGACGTCCTTCTTCTATGCCAGGATCACAGAGGTGCCGACATCGTACTTGTAAAGTGGATAAGACCTGACCTGGAAACAGAACTTTATGTCTTCTTCTTTAGAACTCATCGTGCGTATAAAAATTACCAGCATCCATCTTTTCATGGTCGAGTGACGCTGAGAGATCCACAGAGCAAAGACGGAGACGCATCTTTGATTCTGAAGAACATCACCATCAATGACACTGGAACATATGACTGTTATGTTGGACTAAAAGGAAACAGTCCTCAGCTCATCAACAGCTTCCACCTGAAGGTTAAAGACTCAG ACCAACAACAGATCACAGTGAAGACTGGAGATGATGTTACTCTTCAGTGTCTGGATCACAGAGGTGGAGACATCGAAAAGTTAGAGTGGATGAAACAGGAcctgaaaaaaaacatctccatTTACAAACATgagaagatgcataaagacgaaaaacaaaatccatctTTTAATAACCGAGTGGAGCTGAGAGATCCACAGATGAAGGACGGAGATGTTTCTGTGATTCTGAGGAACATCAACATCAATgacactggaacatatgagtgttatgttagaaacagcaacacacaaccacaacctcagctcatcagcaacatcacaaTGACAGTAATCGACTcag GTGGTGATGGAGGAGACAAGGACAGACATGTTGGACTGATAGTGGGTCTGTCAGTCATGTGTGTGCTACTtcttgttgttggtgtttctttTATGATCTATAGAatatgcaaaaaacacaaaatgcggAAACGACGACCTCCTATTCATGAAGCAGCTGATCGTGACCTCCACGTTTTAAATCCTGAACCTTAA
- the LOC137137917 gene encoding coxsackievirus and adenovirus receptor homolog produces MVGARLRRGLLASWTVCFCVLICFPNWSVSEVKTVHTGDAVLLLCQCHRGADIVLVKWIRPDLESEGSVFFFSDNQTYENYQHPSFCGRVELTDSQIKDGDVSVFLDNINIKDTGTYECYVGLKGNSPQLINSFHLKVKDSDHQQITVKSGDDVTLQCLDHRGGDIEKLEWMRLDPEENIFFCINGMCEQNSQVELRDPQMKDGDVSVILKNVNISNSGIYECYVTNNGSKSDVISSIHLTVTDLGGGGGGIWIGEDKDERLRLVVALSVITVILFVVVVYVVVDIMMYKKSKEKIQRRKKQNQPPPADKTADPERQV; encoded by the exons CAGATTAAGAAGAGGATTGCTTGCTTCATGGACCGTATGTTTTTGTGTCCTCATATGTTTCCCAAACTGGTCTGTCTCCGAAG TGAAAACAGTCCATACTGGAGATGCCGTCCTTCTACTGTGTCAGTGTCACAGAGGTGCTGACATCGTACTTGTAAAGTGGATCAGACCTGACCTGGAATCAGAGGgctctgtcttcttcttcagcGATAATCAAACATATGAAAACTACCAGCATCCATCGTTTTGTGGTCGAGTGGAGCTGACAGATTCGCAGATAAAGGACGGAGACGTTTCTGTTTTTCTGGATAACATCAACATCAAAGACACTGGAACATACGAGTGTTATGTTGGACTAAAAGGAAACAGTCCTCAGCTCATCAACAGCTTCCACCTGAAGGTTAAAGACTCAG ACCACCAACAGATCACAGTGAAGAGTGGAGATGATGTTACTCTTCAGTGTCTGGATCACAGAGGTGGAGACATCGAAAAGTTAGAGTGGATGAGACTGGATCCTGAAGAAAACAtctttttctgcataaatggaATGTGTGAACAGAACAGTCAAGTGGAACTGAGAGATCCACAGATGAAGGACGGAGACgtttctgtgattctgaagaacGTCAACATCAGTAATTCAGGAATATATGAGTGTTATGTTACAAACAACGGAAGCAAGTCTGATGTCATCTCCAGCATCCACCTGACAGTCACTGATttag gtggtggaggtggaggcaTATGGATTGGAGAAGACAAAGATGAACGACTTAGACTGGTGGTTGCTCTGTCGGTTATTACAGtgattctttttgttgttgttgtttatgttgttgttgataTTATGATGTATAAAAAATCCAAAGAAAAGatccaaagaagaaaaaagcagaatCAACCACCACCTGCTGATAAAACAGCTGACCCTGAGCGCCAAGTTTAG